A genome region from Alicyclobacillus acidocaldarius subsp. acidocaldarius DSM 446 includes the following:
- a CDS encoding LacI family DNA-binding transcriptional regulator, translating into MRATIRDVAKAAGVSAATVSRALNRPDLVDPETLERVRKAMEEMSYQPSAIARGLSARRSDTLGLIVPGITDFFFNELYKGIDRASQQYGMKVLLYDSEHSRERAFEGFSILSGYQVSGIIFTSKLVTEDYDPILQRVNIPVVLTLTQSAAKTPLTAFRIDEVRAMFDVVAYLVSRGHRQIAMIAGKLWDDRTGELRLEGYREGLRHFGIEYCEARVEFGQYRFDDGYQAMQRLLERIRDVPFTAVCTASDEMALGAIRCLNDHGYRVPDDISVMGFDDLPIARMVTPRLTTVAQPFHEIGEEAVKWLIRAASQPPSPSEIGDYLLPHRLVERESVRSIS; encoded by the coding sequence TTGCGAGCGACCATCCGCGACGTCGCCAAGGCGGCGGGGGTGTCTGCCGCGACCGTGTCTCGCGCCCTGAATCGGCCGGACCTGGTCGATCCCGAGACCCTCGAGCGCGTTCGCAAGGCGATGGAAGAGATGTCGTATCAGCCGAGCGCCATCGCTCGAGGGCTATCCGCGCGAAGAAGCGACACGCTGGGACTCATCGTGCCCGGCATCACGGATTTCTTTTTCAACGAGCTCTACAAGGGCATTGATCGTGCCAGTCAACAGTACGGCATGAAGGTCTTGCTGTACGACTCTGAGCATTCGCGCGAGCGGGCGTTTGAGGGCTTCTCCATCCTCAGCGGCTACCAGGTGTCGGGCATCATCTTCACCAGCAAACTGGTGACGGAGGACTACGACCCCATTCTTCAGCGAGTCAACATCCCTGTCGTCCTCACGCTGACGCAGAGCGCCGCGAAGACGCCGCTCACCGCCTTTCGCATCGATGAAGTGCGCGCCATGTTCGACGTCGTGGCGTACCTGGTGTCCAGAGGACATCGGCAGATTGCGATGATCGCTGGCAAGCTATGGGACGACCGGACCGGCGAATTGCGCTTGGAAGGCTACCGGGAAGGGCTTCGCCATTTCGGGATCGAGTATTGCGAGGCGCGCGTGGAGTTTGGGCAGTATCGTTTTGATGACGGCTATCAGGCCATGCAGCGCTTGCTGGAGCGGATCCGAGACGTGCCCTTCACAGCGGTGTGCACCGCGTCGGATGAAATGGCGCTCGGCGCGATACGCTGTTTGAACGATCACGGCTATCGCGTGCCAGATGACATCTCTGTCATGGGATTTGACGATCTGCCCATCGCGCGCATGGTGACACCGAGGCTTACGACGGTCGCTCAGCCGTTTCATGAAATCGGTGAGGAAGCTGTCAAATGGTTGATTCGGGCGGCGTCTCAGCCTCCGTCACCTTCCGAGATTGGGGATTACTTGTTGCCGCATCGCCTAGTGGAACGTGAGTCTGTGCGTTCCATTTCCTGA